In Zingiber officinale cultivar Zhangliang chromosome 8B, Zo_v1.1, whole genome shotgun sequence, a single genomic region encodes these proteins:
- the LOC122017496 gene encoding U11/U12 small nuclear ribonucleoprotein 35 kDa protein-like, with protein sequence MSSSNAVFYADAYHPIQAGSIDGTDILPHDNAVYRAVLCSSAGLYDPLGDPKVIGDPYCTVFVGRLSRLTEEETLRKAMNKYGRVKKLRLVRDIVTGASCGYAFVEFETEREMRRAYEDAHHSFIDDCEVIVDYYRQHLMPGWIPRRLGGGLGGKKESGQLRFGGRERPFRAPLRPIPYDDLKRLGIPPPPEGRYVTRFQVPSPPRRRSSHSMEDSPIRHQRSRDKEEASHTRHKRSADRDDSLREHRRHREHSRRHKRSTSRDYSH encoded by the exons ATGAGCAGCTCCAACGCCGTGTTCTACGCCGACGCCTATCACCCTATCCAAGCCGGGAGCATCGACGGCACCGACATCCTCCCTCACGACAACGCTGTCTACCGCGCTGTCCTTTGCTCCTCTGCCGGCCTCT ATGATCCGTTGGGCGATCCTAAGGTTATCGGCGATCCCTACTGCACCGTCTTCGTGGGCCGGCTTTCACGCCTTACAGAAGAAGAAACTCTTAGAAAG GCAATGAACAAGTACGGAAGGGTGAAGAAATTGCGACTAGTGAGAGATATTG TTACCGGTGCTTCATGTGGTTATGCTTTTGTGGAATTCGAAACTGAGAGAGAGATGCGCCGTGCATATGAG GATGCACACCattcttttattgatgattgtGAAGTGATTGTTGACTACTACAGGCAACACTTAATGCCTGGATGGATTCCAAGAAGACTAG GTGGTGGTCTCGGAGGCAAGAAGGAATCTGGTCAACTTCGTTTCGGAGGTCGGGAGCGGCCATTTCGTGCTCCTTT GCGACCAATTCCATATGATGATCTGAAAAGGCTGGGTATTCCGCCTCCACCTGAAGGACGATATGTGACACGTTTTCAG GTCCCATCCCCACCTAGGCGCAGAAGCTCTCACTCCATGGAAGATTCTCCTATCAGGCATCAAAGATCTCGAGATAAGGAAGAGGCTTCTCATACGCGGCATAAGAGATCAGCTGATAGAGATGATTCCCTTCGTGAGCATCGTAGACATAGAGAGCACTCACGACGGCATAAGAGGTCAACGAGTAGAGATTACAGTCACTGA
- the LOC122017387 gene encoding cytochrome b561 and DOMON domain-containing protein At3g07570-like: MEDDSSFFIIILLLSSFTFSANSQSDSCAAQLTVGDLIPFSTSSLACVPAWTSERFFLRYAKTGPSLWSFVLSAPDGGAYVAIGFSPDGRMVGSSAVVGWMAGDGGAGMAVQYFLGGYSPDQCPPEQGNLTLVRGSPVVVSRSSRLYLAFQLNASRPEGVLVYAVGPENALPSAADGYLATHRSMASGSLNAPAADRGSEYGSRGEAPSGGSGASVGCGSSGGRTSAGAIAIAMLLHHFICC; the protein is encoded by the exons ATGGAAGACGACTCTTCTTTCTTTATCATCATCCTTCTTCTATCTAGCTTTACCTTCTCTGCGAATTCCCAATCAGACTCCTGCGCCGCCCAGCTAACCGTCGGCGATCTGATTCCCTTCAGCACCTCTTCCCTCGCCTGCGTCCCTGCCTGGACCTCCGAACGCTTCTTCCTGAGA TACGCGAAAACAGGGCCGAGCTTATGGAGTTTTGTGCTTTCGGCGCCCGACGGAGGTGCGTACGTCGCGATCGGCTTCTCCCCCGACGGGAGGATGGTCGGCAGCAGCGCTGTGGTTGGGTGGATGGCCGGCGATGGCGGCGCGGGGATGGCGGTGCAGTACTTTCTCGGCGGCTACAGTCCTGACCAGTGTCCGCCGGAGCAGGGGAATCTGACGCTGGTTCGGGGGAGCCCGGTTGTCGTCTCTAGGAGCTCGCGGTTGTACCTGGCGTTCCAGCTTAACGCGTCGCGGCCGGAAGGGGTCCTGGTCTATGCGGTCGGCCCTGAGAACGCTTTGCCGTCGGCGGCGGATGGGTACTTGGCCACGCATAGGAGCATGGCTTCTGGGAGCTTGAATGCTCCCGCGGCTGACCGCGGCAGTGAGTATGGTAGCAGAGGAGAAGCTCCGAGTGGAGGAAGTGGAGCAAGTGTGGGATGCGGCAGCAGCGGTGGCCGGACCAGCGCCGGAGCCATTGCCATTGCCATGCTTCTTCATCACTTTATCTGCTGCTAG